One Pseudomonas lalucatii genomic window carries:
- a CDS encoding protein-disulfide reductase DsbD, with protein MHRLLCLLLLLFTLPAGAGLLDSRPAAAPLGAALNNSADFLPVREAFKLSLVDSSADSLRLRFVAADGYYLYKHRFKFASEPAEVGLGAARLPAGQPKTDEYFGDVEVYYGVLDVELPRSAADGRPFDLQVTYQGCADKGLCYPPETEVLAIDGGLAGASGAPGATTGWQWADLALFFLAGLGLTFTPCVLPMLPILSGVVLRGRPSNRRGLVLSLAYVLPMAACYAALGALMGIFGASLNLQAMLQSPWVLVPFAAFFALFAVAMFGLFELRLPAFIRERLDRRAAQTRGGTVAGAATLGVLSSLIVSPCVTAPLTALLLYISSTGDALGGALQLFALGLGMGTPLLLIGAGGGALLPKSGAWMTGVRNLFGVMLLAVSVWLLERVLPGPLALALWGLLAGGAALFLGALEFGPKTHRQKRGQLAGLLLLVYALASWTGALQGQDDPLRPLGRPAPLVGALAKQVDAGRWQTVSSPAELDSALASAQTDGKPLLLDWYADWCISCKVIEREVLTAPEVGSQLGEFRLVRFDMTDSTPAQRALLDRYQLFGPPAILLFDPRGREWSDLRVVGEVDAAAFAARLQRARERL; from the coding sequence ATGCACCGCCTGCTCTGCCTGCTCCTGCTGCTGTTCACCCTGCCCGCCGGCGCCGGCCTGCTCGACAGCCGTCCCGCCGCGGCGCCGCTGGGCGCGGCGCTGAACAACAGCGCGGACTTCCTGCCGGTGCGCGAGGCCTTCAAGCTCAGCCTGGTCGACAGCTCGGCCGACTCGCTCAGGCTGCGTTTCGTCGCCGCCGACGGCTACTACCTCTACAAGCACCGCTTCAAGTTCGCCAGCGAGCCGGCCGAGGTCGGCCTGGGGGCGGCGCGGCTGCCGGCCGGCCAGCCGAAGACCGACGAGTACTTCGGCGACGTCGAGGTGTACTACGGCGTGCTCGACGTCGAGTTGCCGCGCAGCGCCGCAGACGGCCGGCCGTTCGATCTGCAGGTCACCTACCAGGGCTGCGCCGACAAGGGCCTGTGCTACCCGCCGGAAACCGAGGTGCTGGCCATCGACGGTGGCCTGGCGGGCGCCTCCGGTGCGCCCGGCGCGACCACCGGCTGGCAGTGGGCGGATCTGGCGCTGTTCTTCCTCGCCGGCCTGGGCCTGACTTTCACCCCCTGCGTGCTGCCGATGCTGCCGATCCTCTCCGGCGTCGTCCTGCGCGGGCGGCCGAGCAACCGCCGCGGCCTGGTGCTGTCGCTGGCCTATGTGCTGCCCATGGCGGCCTGCTATGCGGCCCTGGGTGCGCTGATGGGGATCTTCGGCGCCAGCCTGAACCTGCAGGCCATGCTGCAGTCGCCCTGGGTGCTGGTGCCCTTCGCGGCCTTCTTCGCCCTGTTCGCCGTGGCCATGTTCGGCCTGTTCGAGTTGCGCCTGCCGGCCTTCATCCGCGAGCGCCTCGACCGCCGGGCGGCGCAGACCCGCGGCGGCACCGTCGCCGGCGCGGCCACCCTCGGCGTGCTCTCCAGCCTGATCGTCTCGCCCTGCGTCACCGCCCCGCTGACCGCCCTGCTGCTCTATATCAGCAGCACCGGCGACGCCCTGGGCGGTGCCCTGCAGCTGTTCGCCCTGGGCCTGGGCATGGGCACCCCGCTGCTGCTGATCGGCGCCGGCGGCGGCGCCCTGCTGCCCAAGAGCGGCGCCTGGATGACCGGCGTGCGCAACCTGTTCGGCGTCATGCTCCTGGCCGTCTCGGTCTGGCTGCTCGAGCGGGTCCTGCCCGGCCCCCTGGCGCTGGCCCTGTGGGGCCTGCTGGCCGGCGGCGCAGCGCTGTTCCTCGGCGCCCTGGAGTTCGGCCCGAAGACCCACCGGCAGAAGCGCGGCCAGCTGGCCGGCCTGCTCCTGCTGGTCTACGCCCTGGCCAGCTGGACCGGCGCGCTGCAGGGCCAGGACGACCCGCTGCGCCCCCTCGGCCGCCCCGCCCCCCTGGTCGGCGCCCTAGCCAAGCAAGTCGACGCCGGCCGCTGGCAGACCGTCAGCAGCCCTGCCGAGCTGGACAGCGCCCTGGCCTCCGCCCAGACCGACGGAAAGCCGCTGCTGCTCGACTGGTACGCCGACTGGTGCATCAGCTGCAAGGTGATCGAGCGCGAGGTCTTGACCGCACCGGAGGTGGGCAGCCAGCTGGGCGAGTTCCGCCTGGTACGCTTCGACATGACCGACAGCACCCCGGCCCAGCGCGCCCTGCTCGACCGCTACCAGCTGTTCGGCCCGCCGGCGATCCTGCTGTTCGACCCCAGGGGTCGGGAATGGTCGGACCTGCGCGTGGTCGGCGAGGTGGATGCCGCCGCCTTTGCCGCACGCCTGCAGCGCGCACGGGAACGCCTGTAG
- the aroQ gene encoding type II 3-dehydroquinate dehydratase gives MATLLVLHGPNLNLLGSREPGVYGATTLEQINLDLQRRAREAGHHLQYLQSNAEYELIDRIHAAKGEGVDFILINPAAFTHTSVALRDALLAVSIPFIEVHLSNVHKREPFRHHSYFSDVAVGVICGLGASGYRLALEAALEQLERP, from the coding sequence ATGGCCACCTTGCTGGTATTGCACGGGCCCAACCTCAATCTGCTGGGCAGCCGCGAGCCGGGCGTCTACGGCGCCACCACCCTGGAACAGATCAACCTCGACCTGCAGCGCCGCGCCCGCGAGGCCGGCCACCACCTGCAGTACCTGCAGAGCAATGCCGAGTACGAGCTGATCGACCGCATTCATGCCGCAAAGGGCGAAGGTGTCGACTTTATCCTGATCAATCCCGCCGCTTTTACCCATACCAGCGTCGCATTACGTGACGCGTTGCTGGCGGTGAGCATCCCATTCATCGAAGTGCACCTGTCCAACGTGCACAAACGCGAACCTTTCCGCCATCACTCCTACTTTTCCGACGTCGCGGTGGGAGTGATCTGCGGCCTTGGCGCCAGCGGCTACCGCCTGGCCCTGGAGGCCGCGCTCGAACAACTTGAACGGCCCTGA
- the accB gene encoding acetyl-CoA carboxylase biotin carboxyl carrier protein — translation MDIRKVKKLIELLEESGIDELEIREGEESVRISRHSKQPAYMQQPVYAQAAAPAPAAAPAAPAAAEAAAPAAPKLNGTVVRSPMVGTFYRASSPTSGNFVEVGTSVKKGDILCIVEAMKMMNHIEAETSGVIESILGENGQPVEYDQPLFTIV, via the coding sequence ATGGATATTCGTAAAGTCAAGAAACTGATCGAACTGCTGGAAGAGTCCGGCATCGACGAACTGGAGATTCGCGAAGGCGAAGAGTCCGTGCGCATCAGCCGCCACAGCAAGCAGCCGGCCTATATGCAGCAGCCGGTCTATGCCCAGGCCGCCGCCCCGGCACCGGCCGCCGCCCCGGCTGCGCCTGCCGCCGCTGAAGCCGCCGCCCCGGCCGCGCCCAAGCTGAACGGCACCGTGGTCCGCTCGCCGATGGTCGGCACCTTCTACCGCGCCTCCTCGCCGACCTCGGGCAACTTCGTCGAAGTGGGTACGAGCGTGAAGAAAGGCGACATCCTCTGCATCGTCGAGGCGATGAAGATGATGAACCACATCGAGGCCGAGACCAGCGGCGTGATCGAATCCATCCTGGGCGAGAACGGCCAGCCGGTGGAATACGATCAGCCCCTGTTCACCATCGTTTGA
- the accC gene encoding acetyl-CoA carboxylase biotin carboxylase subunit yields the protein MLEKVLIANRGEIALRVLRACKELGIKTVAVHSTADRELMHLALADESVCIGPAPGAQSYLNIPAIISAAEVTGATAIHPGYGFLAENADFAEQVENSGFAFIGPKAETIRLMGDKVSAKDAMKRAGVPTVPGSDGPLPEDEETALAIAREVGYPVIIKAAGGGGGRGMRVVHKEEDLIKSAKLTRSEAGAVFGNPMVYLEKFLGNPRHVEVQVLSDGQGNAIHLGDRDCSLQRRHQKVLEEAPAPFIDERARAEVLDRCVNACIEIGYRGAGTFEFLYEDGHFYFIEMNTRVQVEHPVTEMVTGVDIVKEMLSIAAGNKLSIKQDDVVIRGHALECRINAEDPDNFMPCPGKVKHFHAPGGFGVRVDSHLYSGYTVPPNYDSLIGKLITYGASRDEALARMRNALEEIVVDGIKTNVPLHRELVIDKGFCHGGVNIHYLEKKLGMDKH from the coding sequence ATGTTGGAAAAAGTCCTGATCGCCAACCGCGGCGAGATTGCCCTGCGCGTGCTGCGCGCCTGCAAGGAACTGGGCATCAAGACCGTGGCGGTGCACTCCACCGCCGACCGCGAACTGATGCACCTGGCCCTGGCCGACGAATCGGTCTGCATCGGCCCGGCGCCCGGCGCCCAGTCCTACCTGAACATCCCGGCGATCATCAGCGCCGCGGAAGTGACCGGCGCCACCGCCATCCACCCCGGCTACGGCTTCCTCGCGGAAAACGCCGACTTCGCCGAGCAGGTGGAGAACTCCGGCTTCGCCTTCATCGGCCCCAAGGCCGAGACCATCCGCCTGATGGGCGACAAGGTATCGGCCAAGGACGCCATGAAGCGCGCCGGCGTGCCGACCGTGCCGGGCTCCGACGGCCCGCTGCCGGAAGACGAGGAGACCGCCCTGGCGATCGCCCGTGAAGTCGGCTATCCGGTGATCATCAAGGCCGCCGGCGGCGGCGGCGGTCGCGGCATGCGCGTGGTGCACAAGGAAGAGGACCTGATCAAGTCAGCCAAGCTGACCCGCAGCGAAGCCGGCGCGGTGTTCGGCAACCCGATGGTCTACCTGGAGAAGTTCCTCGGCAACCCGCGCCACGTGGAAGTCCAGGTGCTGTCCGACGGCCAGGGCAATGCCATCCACCTGGGCGACCGCGACTGCTCGCTGCAGCGCCGTCACCAGAAGGTCCTGGAAGAAGCCCCGGCACCCTTCATCGACGAGCGGGCCCGCGCCGAGGTCCTCGACCGCTGCGTCAACGCCTGCATCGAGATCGGCTACCGTGGCGCCGGCACCTTCGAGTTCCTCTACGAGGACGGCCACTTCTACTTCATCGAGATGAACACCCGCGTCCAGGTCGAGCACCCGGTCACCGAGATGGTCACCGGCGTCGACATCGTCAAGGAGATGCTCAGCATCGCCGCGGGCAACAAGCTGTCGATCAAGCAGGACGACGTGGTGATCCGCGGCCATGCCCTGGAGTGCCGGATCAACGCCGAAGACCCGGACAACTTCATGCCCTGCCCGGGCAAGGTCAAGCACTTCCATGCCCCGGGCGGCTTCGGCGTGCGGGTCGACTCGCACCTGTACAGCGGCTACACCGTGCCGCCGAACTACGACTCGCTGATCGGCAAGCTGATCACCTACGGCGCCAGCCGTGACGAGGCGCTGGCGCGCATGCGCAACGCCCTGGAGGAGATCGTGGTCGACGGCATCAAGACCAACGTGCCGCTGCACCGCGAGCTGGTCATCGACAAGGGCTTCTGCCACGGCGGAGTGAACATCCACTACCTGGAAAAGAAACTGGGTATGGACAAGCACTGA
- the prmA gene encoding 50S ribosomal protein L11 methyltransferase — protein MPWLQVRLAITPEQAQTYEDALLEVGAVSVTFMDAEDQPIFEPDLGTTPLWSHTHLLALFEADTAADAVFAHLRLLTGAELPEHQAEVIADQDWERSWMDGFQPMRFGRRLWIVPSWHAAPEPDAVNLLLDPGLAFGTGTHPTTALCLEWLDAQDLAGCNLIDFGCGSGILAIAALLLGARQAVGTDIDPQALEASRDNAGRNGIDPTRFPLYLPADMPQQQAEVVVANILAGPLVALAPQITGLVKPGGRLALSGILAEQAEEVRAAYKDAFDLDPTASKDGWVRISGVRR, from the coding sequence ATGCCCTGGCTGCAAGTCCGTCTCGCCATCACCCCGGAACAGGCGCAGACCTACGAGGATGCCCTGCTCGAAGTCGGCGCCGTGTCGGTCACCTTCATGGACGCCGAGGACCAGCCGATCTTCGAGCCGGACCTGGGCACCACCCCGCTGTGGTCGCACACCCACCTGCTGGCGCTGTTCGAGGCCGACACCGCCGCCGACGCGGTGTTCGCCCACCTGCGCCTGCTGACCGGCGCCGAACTGCCGGAGCACCAGGCCGAGGTCATCGCCGACCAGGACTGGGAGCGCAGCTGGATGGACGGCTTCCAGCCGATGCGCTTCGGCCGCCGCCTGTGGATAGTGCCGAGCTGGCATGCCGCCCCCGAGCCGGACGCGGTCAACCTGCTGCTCGACCCCGGCCTGGCCTTCGGCACCGGCACCCACCCGACCACCGCGCTGTGCCTGGAATGGCTGGACGCCCAGGACCTCGCCGGCTGCAACCTGATCGATTTCGGCTGCGGCTCGGGCATCCTGGCCATCGCCGCCCTGCTCCTCGGCGCGCGCCAGGCCGTCGGCACCGACATCGACCCGCAGGCCCTGGAAGCGTCGCGCGACAACGCCGGACGCAACGGCATCGACCCGACACGCTTTCCCCTCTACCTGCCGGCCGACATGCCACAGCAGCAGGCCGAGGTGGTGGTGGCCAACATCCTCGCCGGCCCCCTGGTCGCCCTCGCCCCGCAGATCACCGGCCTGGTCAAGCCGGGCGGGCGCCTGGCGCTGTCCGGCATCCTCGCCGAGCAGGCCGAGGAGGTCCGCGCCGCCTACAAGGACGCCTTCGACCTCGACCCGACCGCGAGCAAGGACGGCTGGGTGCGTATCAGCGGCGTGCGCCGCTGA
- a CDS encoding DUF3426 domain-containing protein produces MTESFVTQCPHCRTSFRVNQAQLGAAHGAVRCGACLHVFNAAQQLRDQGHVLPVAAPAKTPSAAPAQPTQTSAPASAPPPSTGATGKGPGDDTLWIHDDLDLDGLDLDEELAKLEEQERQLSQQFSALEQSPGYAETFRPPNAGEPAADDEQWAEALLRDEPAKAPLSLTPKEAEATPPQPRTAPPEPAARPAAEAAPQRQSHREADAVDSREALPLEDELRLSTARDEPDPELDTPFAATAEKGGRSEPGLRDEHLFELDDEPLQLDWQPPRKPWARWLGWGLLNLVAAAVLAGQYLNYHFEELARQDQYRPWFEQLCPSLGCVLPSKVDIAQIKSSNLVVRSHPEFSGALVVDAILYNRAPFTQPFPLLEMRFADINGQLLASRRFKPSEYLAGELAGQAEMPPQTPIHVSLDILDPGTQAVNYSLSFHSPE; encoded by the coding sequence ATGACCGAGAGTTTCGTCACCCAGTGCCCCCATTGCCGCACCAGTTTCCGGGTCAACCAGGCACAACTGGGTGCCGCCCATGGTGCGGTCCGCTGCGGGGCCTGCCTGCACGTGTTCAATGCCGCCCAGCAGCTGCGCGACCAGGGTCATGTGCTGCCCGTCGCGGCGCCGGCCAAGACACCGTCCGCCGCCCCGGCGCAGCCGACGCAAACATCCGCGCCAGCGAGCGCACCGCCCCCCTCGACCGGCGCCACGGGCAAGGGCCCCGGCGACGATACCCTGTGGATTCATGACGACCTCGATCTCGACGGCCTCGACCTCGACGAGGAACTGGCCAAGCTGGAGGAGCAGGAGCGTCAACTGTCCCAGCAGTTCAGCGCCCTCGAGCAGTCGCCCGGCTACGCCGAGACCTTCCGCCCGCCGAACGCCGGCGAACCCGCCGCGGACGACGAGCAGTGGGCCGAGGCGCTGCTGCGCGACGAACCGGCCAAGGCGCCCCTGAGCCTGACGCCGAAGGAGGCCGAGGCAACGCCGCCGCAGCCGCGCACTGCGCCACCGGAACCTGCGGCCCGGCCCGCCGCCGAAGCGGCGCCACAGCGCCAGTCGCACCGCGAGGCGGACGCCGTCGACTCGCGCGAGGCCCTGCCGCTCGAGGACGAGCTGCGCCTGAGCACGGCGCGCGACGAGCCCGACCCGGAACTGGACACGCCCTTCGCCGCGACCGCCGAAAAGGGCGGTCGCAGCGAACCCGGGCTGCGCGACGAGCACCTGTTCGAACTGGACGACGAGCCCCTGCAGCTGGACTGGCAGCCGCCGCGCAAGCCCTGGGCGCGCTGGCTCGGCTGGGGCCTGCTCAACCTGGTCGCCGCCGCCGTCCTGGCCGGCCAGTACCTGAACTACCACTTCGAGGAACTGGCGCGCCAGGACCAGTACCGCCCCTGGTTCGAACAGCTGTGCCCGAGCCTCGGCTGCGTGCTGCCGTCGAAGGTCGACATCGCGCAGATCAAGAGCAGCAACCTGGTGGTGCGCAGCCACCCGGAGTTCAGCGGCGCCCTGGTGGTCGACGCGATTCTCTACAATCGCGCCCCCTTCACCCAACCCTTCCCGCTGCTGGAAATGCGCTTCGCCGACATCAACGGCCAGCTGCTCGCCAGCCGCCGCTTCAAGCCCAGCGAATACCTCGCCGGCGAGCTCGCCGGCCAGGCCGAGATGCCACCGCAGACCCCGATCCACGTGTCCCTGGACATCCTCGACCCGGGCACCCAGGCGGTGAACTACAGCCTCAGCTTCCACTCCCCGGAGTGA
- the dusB gene encoding tRNA dihydrouridine synthase DusB has translation MSALCIGPYRLPNPLILAPMAGVTDRPFRQLCRRLGAGLVVSEMVTSDVRLWSSRKSSLRLPHAGDPEPRSVQIAGGDPQMLAEAARRNVELGAQIIDINMGCPAKKVCNKAAGSALLKDEALVREILHAVVAAVDVPVTLKIRTGWDRQNRNGIEVAKIAEQAGIKALAVHGRTRADLYTGNAEYDTIAAIKQAVSIPVFANGDIDSPEKAKAVLAATGADALLIGRAAQGRPWIFREIEHYLRTGEKLAAPGLLEQERILLEHLAALHAFYGEVMGVRIARKHVGWYLATLPGAREFRAQFNRLDSTDAQCAEIRQFFGDRQNDGEGVAA, from the coding sequence ATGTCGGCGTTATGCATCGGCCCCTACAGATTGCCCAATCCGCTGATTCTCGCGCCCATGGCCGGAGTCACCGACCGTCCCTTTCGCCAGCTGTGCCGGCGCCTGGGTGCAGGCCTGGTCGTCTCGGAAATGGTCACCAGCGACGTACGCCTGTGGAGCAGCCGCAAATCCAGCCTGCGCCTGCCCCACGCCGGCGACCCGGAGCCGCGCTCGGTGCAGATCGCCGGCGGCGACCCGCAGATGCTCGCCGAGGCGGCCCGGCGCAACGTCGAGCTGGGCGCGCAGATCATCGACATCAACATGGGCTGCCCGGCCAAGAAGGTCTGCAACAAGGCCGCCGGCTCCGCCCTGCTGAAGGATGAGGCGCTGGTCCGCGAGATCCTCCACGCGGTGGTCGCCGCGGTGGACGTGCCGGTGACCCTGAAGATCCGCACCGGCTGGGACCGGCAGAACAGGAACGGCATCGAGGTGGCGAAGATCGCCGAACAGGCCGGGATCAAGGCGCTGGCCGTGCACGGCCGCACCCGCGCCGACCTCTACACCGGCAACGCCGAGTACGACACCATCGCCGCGATCAAGCAGGCGGTGTCGATACCGGTGTTCGCCAACGGCGACATCGATTCGCCGGAAAAGGCCAAGGCGGTGCTCGCCGCCACCGGCGCCGACGCCCTGCTGATCGGCCGCGCGGCCCAGGGCCGGCCGTGGATTTTCCGCGAGATAGAGCATTACCTGCGCACCGGCGAGAAGCTGGCGGCGCCGGGCCTGCTGGAACAGGAACGCATTCTGCTCGAGCACCTGGCCGCGCTGCATGCCTTCTATGGCGAGGTGATGGGCGTACGCATCGCCCGCAAGCATGTCGGCTGGTATCTCGCAACCCTGCCGGGCGCCAGGGAGTTTCGCGCCCAATTCAACCGTCTGGACAGTACGGACGCGCAGTGCGCCGAGATCCGCCAGTTCTTCGGCGACCGGCAAAACGATGGAGAAGGGGTGGCCGCATGA
- the fis gene encoding DNA-binding transcriptional regulator Fis → MTLMTENLVSGIAPVSDNSSLKQHLTTPSEEGQTLRGSVEKALHNYFAHLEGADVTDVYNLVLTEVEAPLLETVMNYVKGNQTKASELLGLNRGTLRKKLKQYDLL, encoded by the coding sequence ATGACGTTGATGACCGAGAATCTAGTGAGTGGAATTGCACCCGTGAGTGACAACAGCAGTTTGAAACAACACCTCACCACGCCGAGTGAAGAGGGCCAGACCCTGCGCGGCAGTGTCGAGAAAGCGCTGCACAACTATTTCGCCCACCTGGAGGGCGCGGATGTCACCGACGTCTACAACCTGGTGCTCACCGAGGTGGAGGCGCCGCTGCTGGAGACCGTGATGAACTACGTCAAGGGCAACCAGACCAAGGCCTCCGAGCTGCTCGGCCTGAACCGCGGCACCCTGCGCAAGAAACTCAAGCAGTACGACCTGCTCTGA
- the purH gene encoding bifunctional phosphoribosylaminoimidazolecarboxamide formyltransferase/IMP cyclohydrolase, with protein MTDQTTRLPVRRALISVSDKTGILDFARELSALGVEILSTGGTYKLLKDNGVAAVEVADYTGFPEMMDGRVKTLHPKIHGGILGRRALDGEVMAQHGIQPIDLVAVNLYPFEATVAKPDCDLADAIENIDIGGPTMVRSAAKNHKDVAIVVNTGDYAAVLEALKAGGLSYAQRFDLALKAFEHTAAYDGMIANYLGTIDQAAEQLSTEARGAFPRTFNSQFIKAQEMRYGENPHQSAAFYVEAKKGEASVSTAVQLQGKELSFNNVADTDAALECVKSFVKPACVIVKHANPCGVAVVPEDEGGIRKAYDLAYATDTESAFGGIIAFNRELDAATAQAIVERQFVEVIIAPSISQAAREVVAAKANVRLLECGQWPAERTPGWDFKRVNGGLLVQSRDIGMIKAEDLKIVTRRAPSEQEIHDLIFAWKVAKFVKSNAIVYAKNRQTVGVGAGQMSRVNSARIAAIKAEHAGLQVPGAVMASDAFFPFRDGIDNAAKAGITAVIQPGGSMRDAEVIAAADEAGIAMVFTGMRHFRH; from the coding sequence ATGACCGACCAGACCACCCGCCTCCCCGTCCGCCGCGCCCTGATCAGCGTCTCCGACAAGACCGGCATCCTCGACTTCGCCCGCGAGCTGTCCGCCCTCGGCGTGGAGATCCTCTCCACCGGCGGCACCTACAAGCTGCTCAAGGACAACGGCGTGGCCGCCGTGGAAGTGGCCGACTACACCGGCTTCCCGGAGATGATGGACGGCCGGGTGAAGACCCTGCACCCGAAGATCCACGGCGGCATCCTCGGCCGCCGCGCCCTGGACGGCGAGGTCATGGCGCAGCACGGCATCCAGCCGATCGACCTGGTGGCGGTCAACCTCTACCCCTTCGAGGCCACCGTGGCCAAGCCGGACTGCGACCTGGCCGACGCCATCGAGAACATCGACATCGGCGGCCCGACCATGGTCCGCAGCGCGGCGAAGAACCACAAGGACGTCGCCATCGTGGTCAACACCGGCGACTACGCCGCCGTCCTCGAGGCACTCAAGGCCGGCGGCCTGAGCTATGCCCAGCGCTTCGACCTGGCGCTCAAGGCCTTCGAGCACACCGCCGCCTACGACGGCATGATCGCCAACTACCTGGGCACCATCGACCAGGCCGCCGAACAGCTGTCCACCGAGGCCCGCGGCGCCTTCCCGCGCACCTTCAACAGCCAGTTCATCAAGGCCCAGGAGATGCGCTACGGCGAGAACCCGCACCAGAGCGCGGCCTTCTACGTCGAGGCGAAGAAGGGCGAGGCCAGCGTCTCCACCGCCGTGCAGCTGCAGGGCAAGGAACTGTCGTTCAACAACGTCGCCGACACCGACGCCGCCCTCGAGTGCGTGAAGAGCTTCGTCAAGCCGGCCTGCGTGATCGTCAAGCACGCCAACCCCTGCGGCGTGGCCGTGGTTCCCGAGGACGAGGGCGGCATCCGCAAGGCCTACGACCTGGCCTACGCCACCGACACGGAGTCCGCGTTCGGCGGCATCATCGCCTTCAACCGCGAGCTGGATGCCGCTACCGCCCAGGCCATCGTCGAGCGCCAGTTCGTCGAGGTGATCATCGCCCCGAGCATCTCCCAGGCCGCCCGCGAGGTGGTCGCGGCCAAGGCCAACGTGCGCCTGCTCGAGTGCGGCCAGTGGCCGGCCGAACGCACCCCGGGCTGGGACTTCAAGCGGGTCAACGGCGGCCTGCTGGTACAGAGCCGCGACATCGGCATGATCAAGGCCGAAGACCTGAAGATCGTCACCCGGCGCGCCCCCAGCGAGCAGGAGATCCACGACCTGATCTTCGCCTGGAAGGTGGCCAAGTTCGTCAAGTCCAACGCCATCGTCTACGCCAAGAACCGCCAGACCGTGGGCGTCGGCGCCGGCCAGATGAGCCGGGTCAACTCCGCGCGCATCGCCGCGATCAAGGCCGAGCACGCCGGCCTGCAGGTGCCCGGCGCGGTGATGGCCTCCGACGCCTTCTTCCCCTTCCGCGACGGCATCGACAACGCGGCCAAGGCCGGCATCACCGCGGTGATCCAGCCCGGCGGGTCGATGCGCGACGCCGAGGTGATCGCCGCCGCCGACGAGGCGGGTATCGCCATGGTGTTCACCGGCATGCGTCACTTTAGGCACTAA